A DNA window from Andrena cerasifolii isolate SP2316 chromosome 16, iyAndCera1_principal, whole genome shotgun sequence contains the following coding sequences:
- the Pdss2 gene encoding decaprenyl diphosphate synthase subunit 2, whose amino-acid sequence MSTSKAVSALLRNGSVARSILCSEYNGYCKEQRNLHSSAENRFRLHERNKVEAKLAGNQKPDWNRAVSEAEKIVGYPTSFLSLRWLLSDEIANVALHLRKLVGSNHPLLKTAKSIIFNGRNNMQAWGLIVLLISKAAGHLSVDDMEEDKAAGVLHSQRALAEVTEMIRTSHLVHKGLINIEPGAPLETSVLNDMNVGNKIALLSGDYLLANSCAELANLRNQDIVELMSSAVRDLAEAEFVGRRDGQNNPLPSIPPEERTDYAVNEWTLRNVLSAGALLGKSCKGTLKLAGHSDEIQEQGYNFGKHLALAWQACLDLGPFITKDQILPFSLCSAPVMFHIEHDPSILTEIDKGLESVNDVDYAKIRNIVMMGPGVELTKQLQKRHSQRATEVLSVFEKSDARTALYNIIAAMGDF is encoded by the exons ATGTCTACGAGCAAAGCTGTCTCCGCGTTGCTGAGAAACGGAAGTGTAGCGAGGTCGATTTTATGTAGTGAGTATAATGGTTACTGTAAGGAGCAGAGAAATCTGCATTCTTCCGCAGAAAATAGGTTTCGTTTACACGAACGCAATAAGGTTGAAGCGAAGCTCGCGGGAAATCAGAAGCCAGATTGGAACAGGGCTGTTTCGGAGGCAGAGAAAATTGTTGGCTACCCAACATCATTTCTAAGCCTGCGATGGCTTTTAAGCGATGAAATAGCAAATGTAGCACTGCATTTGAGAAAGTTAGTTGGATCTAATCATCCTTTGTTGAAGACGGCGAA AAGCATCATTTTCAATGGACGTAATAATATGCAGGCATGGGGCCTGATCGTATTATTAATTTCGAAAGCCGCTGGTCACTTAAGCGTGGACGACATGGAAGAGGACAAGGCTGCGGGAGTGCTGCATAG cCAGCGGGCATTAGCAGAAGTCACTGAAATGATACGCACCAGTCATCTTGTTCATAAAGGATTGATAAACATAGAACCAGGTGCTCCTTTAGAAACCTCGGTATTAAACGACATGAACGTTGGTAACAAAATTGCATTACTAAGCGGAGACTACTTATTAGCCAATTCCTGTGCAGAGCTGGCGAATCTACGCAACCAAGAT ATTGTAGAGCTAATGTCGAGCGCTGTACGAGATTTGGCAGAAGCAGAATTCGTAGGACGCAGAGATGGTCAAAATAATCCTTTGCCTTCCATACCGCCGGAAGAACGCACAGATTACGCAGTGAACGAGTGGACTCTTAGGAACGTATTGAGCGCTGGTGCTTTACTTGGAAAATCTTGTAAAGGCACGTTGAAATTAGCAGGGCACAGCGACGAAATACAGGAGCAAGGTTACAACTTCGGGAAACACTTGGCGTTAGCTTGGCAAGCCTGCTTGGACTTGGGTCCGTTTATTACTAAAGATCAGATTTTACCATTCAGTTTGTGTTCTGCACCAGTTATGTTTCACATCGAGCACGACCCATCGATTTTGACGGAAATCGATAAGGGTTTGGAATCTGTAAACGATGTAGATTATGCGAAG ATCCGCAATATCGTCATGATGGGACCCGGGGTTGAACTGACAAAACAGTTGCAGAAGAGACATTCGCAAAGGGCAACGGAAGTTTTAAGCGTATTCGAGAAAAGCGACGCGCGGACAGCATTATACAATATTATAGCAGCTATGGGAGATTTCTAA
- the Bet3 gene encoding blocked early in transport 3, with protein MSRTGTKLDSKKVNSELFTLTYGALVAQLLKDYENVEDVNKQLERMGYNMGIRLIEDFLARTGSGRCYDFRDTAEKIQTGFKIFLGITPTITNWSAAGDEFSLCFEANPLTEFVELPDHCLNLKYSNVLIGVLRGACEMVQMEIACWFIQDQLKNDSVNELRVKFIKRLEDAIPAGED; from the exons ATGTCACGAACAGGCACGAAACTCGACTCAAAAAAAGTT AATTCTGAATTATTTACGCTGACGTACGGCGCATTGGTGGCCCAATTGCTGAAGGATTATGAAAATGTAGAGGATGTAAATAAACAATTGGAAAGGATGGGCTACAATATGGGAATTCGCTTGATAGAAGATTTCCTGGCACGAACTGGATCTGGCCGATGCTACGACTTTCGTGACACGGCTGAGAAAATACAAACTGGCTTTAAAATATTTCTGGGCATAACACCGACCATCACGAACTGGAGCGCTGCCGGCGACGAATTCTCTTTGTGCTTCGAAGCGAATCCACTGACGGAATTCGTGGAATTACCAGATCACTGTTTAAACTTGAAGTATTCTAATGTATTAATCGGAGTATTAAGGGGAGCTTGCGAAATGGTACAAATGGAGATCGCGTGTTGGTTTATACAGGACCAGCTTAAGAACGATAGTGTAAATGAACTACGAGTTAAGTTTATTAAAAGATTAGAAGATGCCATTCCAGCAGGTGAAGATTAA
- the LOC143377634 gene encoding E3 ubiquitin-protein ligase RNF180-like, translating into MEVKCKHCRKDLFNKEPIHLLTSHGEVKKNSMDVGCEANSSDSCLYVPTDNTPEWIQYIINQESWTKGRLHCPHCNNRIGSFNFVKELKCDCGEFIAPPIRLTSSKVDISFDVK; encoded by the exons ATGGAAGTGAAGTGTAAGCATTGTAGAAAGGATCTTTTCAATAAGGAGCCAATACATTTGTTAACTTCTCATGGTGAAGTAAAGAAGAATTCTATGGATGTAGGGTGCGAAGCAAACAGCTCAGACTCTTGTTTATATGTGCCGACAGATAATACACCTGAATGGATTCAATACATTATAAATCAA GAGTCTTGGACAAAGGGTAGACTGCATTGTCCACATTGTAACAATCGCATTGGTTCATTTAACTTTGTAAAAGAATTGAAGTGTGACTGTGGTGAATTTATAGCACCCCCTATTAGACTAACCAGCAGTAAAGTGGACATTTCGTTtgatgtaaaataa